The proteins below are encoded in one region of Tolumonas auensis DSM 9187:
- the lpxC gene encoding UDP-3-O-acyl-N-acetylglucosamine deacetylase: MIRQRTLKQLVHATGVGLHSGRKVSLTFRPAPVNTGIVYVRTDLQPEVELRADAQFVRDTVLCTALVNEQGVRISTVEHLSAALASLGIDNLYVEVDAPEVPVMDGSAHPFIYLLQSGGIEEQSLPKQFIRIKKKIRVEDGDKWAEFAPYRRGFRMDLQIDFRHPVFDKQNQHLVFDFSGSKFAKEISRARTFGFMKDIEYLHSQNLALGGSLDNAVVLDDYRVLNEEGLRYEDEFVKHKLLDAIGDLYMCNHSILGQFTAYKTGHAINNKLLRALLADAEAWEMVTFEEEAAKSPIAYFGTKLVLA; encoded by the coding sequence AGCACCGGTGAATACCGGTATCGTCTATGTCAGAACCGATCTGCAGCCTGAAGTTGAACTGCGGGCCGATGCGCAATTTGTGCGTGATACCGTGCTGTGTACAGCACTGGTGAACGAACAGGGTGTGCGTATCTCTACCGTTGAACACTTATCCGCTGCCCTGGCTTCATTGGGTATCGATAACCTGTATGTCGAAGTTGATGCACCTGAAGTGCCGGTAATGGATGGCAGTGCTCATCCGTTTATTTACCTGCTGCAATCAGGCGGTATCGAAGAACAATCCCTGCCAAAACAATTTATCCGTATTAAGAAGAAAATCCGGGTAGAAGACGGTGACAAATGGGCTGAGTTTGCGCCTTATCGCCGTGGTTTCCGTATGGATTTGCAAATTGACTTCCGTCATCCGGTTTTTGATAAACAAAACCAGCATCTGGTCTTTGATTTCTCCGGCAGTAAATTTGCCAAAGAAATCAGCCGGGCAAGAACATTTGGTTTCATGAAAGATATTGAATATCTGCACTCGCAGAATCTGGCATTGGGTGGCAGTCTGGACAACGCAGTTGTACTGGATGACTATCGCGTGCTGAATGAAGAAGGGCTGCGTTATGAAGATGAATTCGTGAAACATAAGCTGCTGGATGCAATTGGTGATTTGTATATGTGCAATCACAGCATCCTTGGTCAGTTTACAGCCTATAAAACCGGCCATGCAATAAACAACAAACTGCTGCGCGCTTTGCTGGCTGATGCTGAAGCCTGGGAGATGGTGACCTTTGAAGAGGAAGCTGCAAAATCTCCGATTGCCTACTTTGGTACCAAGCTTGTTTTAGCTTAA